Sequence from the Magallana gigas chromosome 4, xbMagGiga1.1, whole genome shotgun sequence genome:
AGCATTCAGAGCAACAATACCACTCCTTGATACCatatactattttgttttattcacaatcaatatttttaagcaATCCTTATGAtgtttaaaaagatatggaaacatgttttaatatataatctGCAAGATAAAATCCTTGCATATTTGCTTTGACTATCCCATTGTAGTTCcatttaatatcttttaaaataattaaactctctctctctctctctctctctctctttctctctctctctctctctctctctctctctcctcaacAAGGACATAAATATAATCATATACGAGTTGATTTAATCACCATTTCATTAAGATAAACCGACTAAATGACGTAATACAAAGTCTGCTAATCAGTTAATTGCAAAGCGCtttaacatttatttgttattttatatgaattccTGAATTTCACTGTTgaaatgaatttcttttttcaggTAATCAATTACACGATATTGACTTTACAGTTGGAAAAAACATACACAATATGCACTTCTGCGGACATTTTACAGGGCACACCTCAACCGGCCAGAGGATTGCAGTGTTTTGTCCCCATAACACAGTGGGACGTCATACAGAGTTACAGACCGTCAGCGGTAGTTCAAACGTCTTGACTCCAGCAGATGTTCTTGTCTGGGGTGTTCGTGTTGGACGATAAAGTTATTTTGCGATGAATTATTTGGTTCTTATTCAAATCAATAAAAGAAACTATTCAAGTGTCTTTGCTCTTCTTCTAAATTAAGAGTATGATATTTAACGTGAAAATATAAACCGCTTCTGAAGATGTTTGGAATTAAGAAGATATCAAATTCAATAAcgttttatctaaaaaaaaaatcaagaacaaACATGTAGTTTTCAGTCCTTTTTCGTacttaaacttttcaaaatcagatatttatttcaatacaaCACTCTAATCTGCATTGATCAAATACAGGGACCACAAATAAAAGCAATTTGCATTACTCTTAATATGCAACATACGTACATTAATAGGCGAACGCACAGGAGCTAAATCTCAAcacgttttaaaaaaacatcctCTGTTGATAAAATTGTCTAGCTCTTCTTCAATAGGTTACCCATGACTCTCCACTTTACATTTGACGGATAATTGGCATAGTTTGGGCTAGCAAAGTTCCAGTCTACCCACCTGAAATTTAGTAGAGACATACGCTGAGTGTTTACCTATGATAGATTGGTGAATGACGAGGAAGAATCAATGATTCCCAATTGCTTAACACAACGAAAATTGGAAGAAAAGTCTGGTCTTATGCGCCTTAAATACTCAAAGAggaattacatttttaactatCTTTGAGCTAACCCGACTCGGAccaatcaattttaatatttgaccaaaatgaCCTTTGTCTTCTAAAAGTTGAGGAAAGTACATCAACGGAAAAACAATTATAGTTTACGTTTTTCAATGTTTGTTGTATCGATATGaatattttactatataaaTCTAATCAACAATATGccgaaaaaaaccccaaacgtCTATATCTGTAACGTTGACAAAATTTTGGACCGCAATGTCACAGCTTATACGATAAATTCGATCTTGTTTGGTCTTGGCAAAATGAAAATAGATGAGAGGTGGTTTGACAAAATTGTCCACTTGAAAATATacttttatctaaaatgaaGGATATACTAAAATATTTGTTGGCTGGGATTTGGGCAACATATAATTTGTTGGAGTTTCAGACAAGTTGCTCTCAGCCTTTTGCATTTTTGTGTCCTTAGGTCCAACAAATTAAACGGTACCCTCCCACCAAGTCTGTAACTTTATAATGCTAATGTGGTTTAGGTCATTTACGTTCTGTTTTTCGTTGCAGATGTATCGTTTAACATGTCTCGGATAACCTTTCAcagcttgttttttttaacaacttaAGATGGTCCAAATAAAGTACGTAAGTTGACTGGCTAGCACTTTCCACACGATGatcataattaataaaaatctacACTTGATGGTGTTAAGTAACAAGGCATTGCAAATGTactttttatacaaatattattgctttaaaaataacGTTATTTCACGTTATtgttattcttttctttttgtttgtaTGCATTAATCtacttgtgtaaaataaaatatgacttTCAAtgttttctgggttttttttatctatctgctgtttagttttatatatgATTCATATATCTACTTGATATCTAGAGTTATGCAATTTTCCTTTTTCCCTTTCATCTTAAAATCGTATTtgggtcattatcaaaatatgcagacttttgaaaaatgtaaaacatgagaaaattattgctgaaaaaattactttgattgcaaaaaacacatttaacaaacaatgaagTATAAATTTGCAAACATTGGAATCTACCATTTAGTTGATaattagactaaaatataatgaactgtgaaaattttgtcagtggtgtaacaggcatatagtataggaaaaaattcttaaataaaataaaataattcttttgaaATGATGGACATAATgtttatatcaacaaacttcatttaaagttatcagaattagataacagaaaatatttgacacatttaCATAGTGACCAACATAACATTTGAGACAAAGTTTTGATGttactcaacaaatttttaatttgagcattaaaaagaacacaactggatttttcttttaatggagcataaaaaagacattactATCTATAAATGCACTggtgttttcaaatatacatgtatcattgccagttaactttatttggagaaaaatgtacatgttacacCACTGATTATTATGTTTTACCACTGACTTAAAGTTACACCACTGACCTAGCGATAATAAATAAGAGATAAgtgtattaaattttgtaaaataaactaatctctatttttgattgcatttaaaacatgataaatttgatcttaaataaaagttttcgtACCTCATTCTTTCATAATCTGAAGATAGACACACTGTTACACCACTTATAATCagtgttacaccactgacacaAAAATGGCGtgtagatgtttttttttacatgaattcacTCATTCTTTGATGTTATATTTCATACTATTGGCATCCACACACTTTTATCCACCTTGTACCGAGTTCGAACTTTCTTTGGCTCATCAATCTCACAAACAACATCGTCAATACTGTACCAGCTCATATCAATCATACATTTTGgattataaaattgaaatttctccaattttctccaaaatctatGCATACAACTCATATACACTTCctctttgtttatatatgttttttgaagCTCAGCTAGCATTTGTTACCTTTTAgcatttgaaagattttagtaTAACATAATAGGGAACGTGAAATGTCAGTGGAATAACATATCTTATAATACACTATAAGtcaataaaaaatttgatttcttaataaaaaataaaatgtggattatttcatttctttattagaataaatttgtttatacttctattttttaatcaagtatTTAAATGGGTAAAATATAATTAGAGCATACAAAATGTCAATGGTGTTTCAAATAATGTCAATGGTGTAACAAGTCTCATTTTCCagattaagaaaacacaattgcaATTAAATAGTCAAGCTTTCTTTATTGTGACAGTGTCTAACttgcaaaattgataaatagcaattgatcaaaatgctcaaaatataaatgaaatggaagaaaacgtaaaataattaaataatgtcatgtggtgtaacagttttgtcagtggtgtaacaacaATTTTTGGTTACACCACTGACCGTTATACCACTGATGTATCCATAGTAAATGTAGCAGTATGAACCAAGAGAACAAATACTACACAAAGCTACATAGCCTATGTTTTAATGTGATAAACATTCATCATTTAtgtgaaaaacttttttgttctttcataatagaaaacctTAATTAAATAGCACGTTATCCCACTGACacagtttacattgtatttttctgagaatactaacattttctgccatattttttattaccatgatgtcatcactgatacatttatctttttagtaGCAGGGAATGATGTCACTATGATCTGAGGGATTCCAATTGtagtacaatattatttacttgatgtattttaagatatttttatttaatttgccttgtaacaccaatgacaaaatttttttgtacaagcatatatctcatcaaattcattgtttttaaaagagaaattgTTAAGGAGCATAGCAGAAATTAATAtatgaatgttgttttgaaaattaacgttgatttttggaataaaacatcaatattaGTGAAGATATTGCAGGTTAAAGACGTtggaaaaatttaatgacaacataaattcactgaaatctcctaacaaataatattttttttttactttaagcagtaaaattgtccatttatttgttcaacaatataggtttaagtttctaaaatccaatggtactgtatatattcccctGGACATTATTTTTCCCCCTTGAAATTGACACTGACGCAAAaggctgcatattttgataatgacccatTTACATTGCATTTCGCCCGCAAATGGAGGGTTTCTGTCTGTTTAAGATATCCGTAGGGCTCTGTTTGTGTAATGCTTATTGTCTGCCTAAggaataaatatacaagtattaagtttcaaaataaaatacattttagtatATTCATTACATCATTTCTATGACGCTCACATTCtgtatattataaatgtttacaaaagACCTATAAACTTCTTGTCTCAATACACTGCATACATTCTTATGCTTTTAACTAGAATATCAAATGGATCAAATATATAGATTTGTTACTATTTTCGTATTAAGTGTCAATACGTGTCATCTTGGAAGACAATATAATAGAATAACAATACTTTCTTGTAAATAGACGGAGCTTCACCAGGTCTCCATTCCTGGTGGCTACCATAAAAATAGAGAAggctttacaatttttaatgaCAATTATTCTGGGGGAAATTAAACGAAACAAGAAACAAACAGCAAAATTCGTTTACCACAAGTTTTTAAAGTCTGCGTAACATGTGTTTGATTTATTATAGATTTTTACAGCATTATAAACACAAGAGTAATAATTGCGccataaacaataattaaaactggCAAAATTAAACATTGcagtaaaaataacaaataaatgaacACTTTGGATCATCTGTGACCAGGGCAGAGTATCAGTTAATTCTACTTCTGAGACTGGTATATAACACTTGCTAAACTCCAACTGATGTCACTTTTACACGTCTACGCTATGCGTTCGTTGTTAGTATCTGCACTTATTTGTGTTTTTCACTTAAATGCTATTTCAACCCACGCTGTGTTTACAAATGTGGCATACTCAAAGCCAGTAACGTTAAGTTCTAGATTTAAAAATGTCCCAGAATCAAACATTGTCAACGGTCTGTTATCTGACTATACTCACACTTCGGCAGAGAAATTTCCTTGGCTTAGGATAGATCTGAGAGCAAGGTTTAAAATACGTTTAATAGAAGTGTTTGCAAGATCTGGTTGTTGTGGTAAGTACTTACATATACACTTTTTCCTactataaattataaaatgttaggCCTATGGGTCAAATTTCTTACAAACGCAAAATTCCTATCTGTAGTCCAAATGCcgtatttgtaatttaattcttacattataaaaagaaaatacagctcttcgtatttttaaaacattgcttGTTTGTAGTGTGTATGTGAGTATTTAACTGCATGTCGAAATGCCTTTTTTCCCCAGGTAATCAGTTACACGATTTTGATATCAGAGTTGGAGAGAACATTCACAACATGCATTTCTGTGGACATTTTACGGGGCATGCGTTCACTGGTCAGCGGATTGCAACATTGTGTCCCCATAACACAGTGGGACGTTATGTAGAGTTACAGATCGTCAGCGGAAATGTCAACTACTTGACTCCTGCAGAAGTTCTTGTGTGGGGTGTTCGTGTAAAACATTAAAGAAACTCTGTAAAgtaatattttgcttttaatccTAATTTAAgaagatatatgtatatttataaaagaaacagGTAACTCGTGTTCAAATGTTGTTGTTATATTCAATCTTTGATTGGCCGTTTAAGTTACTCAGGCGTATCAAAAGTTATCAAAGTACATACTCTAAGTAGTCGAATGTTTTCTAGTATTAGCTGCTTATCGTACAACAAACCCCAGCCCCGAATTTTGCTGTCGTGGTGATATCGGTGTTTATcgcatacgtgtggtgtatattacccgtgtgataaacatttgctatatcaaacgggtaatgctttatcaaatacttccggtccgaactatttttgacacagcccctcgcttcaacgcttcagtggcctattttcgaagatttcgAAGatctcggcaagcctcgcgaatatatacaccatttcaactcgttggataaagcaaatataaaatcacaatatagatatcctctattaataaaatgtttttttgaatattatagAATGTTGAATGAAGGAAAACGAAGTACCtgcatatgatatgataaaaagGTTTGCACTCGCATAGGCGAACAGTTCCTATAAATTGGTGTTAAGagtttcattaaatatttcatgttcCTCTGAACGGGTGAATGAGAACATAATTAATTCTATTCGTTCTTTTTCTAAGAAAATCGCCTGATAttagagaggttaagcatttgaCCGTGTacgtgtacgcgtacgtgtaGAGTTAGAAGTAAAATTACAAGTACCCGTATCTAACGTTGCGTTCTGTTAAGCAAACTGCACGTGTACGCCTACGTGTAGAGGAAGATGTCACGTCATATTTGATTggatgaaaaattgaaataaactaaTCAAAATCAGTGTTTGATCAATACGATCGTAAATAAAAATGGCTCAAGCTATGATGTTGCTTGCATCGCTGGAAGGTGATGATGACCTTTTACTGCTTTCATGTACGGATGACGACAAAGAATCATCAATTTATCATAAGTTAGGAATTGATGAACTCAGCGAAGAACAATTCCGTACATTATTCAGATTTAAGAAAGAAGACATATGTGCTTTGTGCGATGCTTTAGGCATACCTGTCAAAATTGTTTGCAAGAATAGAACTGTATGCACGGGAATAGAAGGTTTGCGCATCCTTATACGTAGATTAGCATACCCGAATAGATTGCAAGATCTTTCACACGTGTTTGGAAGATCAACAGCTGAAATATCCTATATCTTTAATACGGTTTTAGACCTTATAGATTCAATCCACGGACATAAATTGGAAAACTTGCATCAGCCGTGGTTGTCCCACGCGAAACTTGACGAGATGGTTGCAGCTGTCAACCAATGTGGGGCACCCCTTGCAAATTGCTGGGGGTTTATCGACGGAACCGTGAGGCCCATATGCAGACCACAATCTCATCAGCAATTGGTATTCAATGGACATAAAAGAGTACATGGTCTTAAATTCCAATGCATTACGACACCTGACGGAATGATTGCTCATATGTTTGGTCCAATTGAAGGCCGCCGTCATGATGCAGGTATGCTAAGAGAAAGCGGTGTTGAACAACAAATGCAACATCATATGACAAAAGCAAATGGTGAAGTCTACTCAGTCTACGGTGACCCCGCCTATCCATTATCCCCATACGTAATTCCCCCCTTTCGAGGAGCTGTTTTATCAGCGAATCAGATGCGTTTTAACAAAAAGATGTCAGCTCTCAGAGTATGCGTAGAATGGACTTTCGGCAAAATTCTAACTTTGTTTGCTTTTCTTGActataagaaaaatcaaaaattgtatttacaGCCTGTCGGAAAATATTACAGAGTAGCAACTATTCTAACCAACTGCCACACCATTTTGTATGGTAGTGAAACCGGTTCATTCTTTGATGTCTCCCCGCCATTTCTTCACGAATATTTGGCCTAAAATAACTCATTTGTCATCGGTTGAAAAAACTAACtaagtattttatttgttcCGCTTACCTTTAACTACCTTATGTTGCTGTcttatttaatgaaaacaatggaCTATttccaacagaaaaaaaaaatgaatttgtgtttcaatctattaaattgaagaaaaaaacaatatcaaagGGTATTGttatttgtgtttatttattgtttgttagTTTCTTCAACAAATCTATGAATGCAATTTTCTCCTGTTTTTCTATTTCTATCCGTTGGAGTCTCTCCTCCCGGTCGAGGTCGAATTGTGCCTTCTGTAATCTTAGTTCTTCTTTTCTCAATTCTAACTCCGTTCTCTTTGTTGCCATCTCCATTTCTGATTTCTCCTTTAAATAATCAACTAAGTAGGTTTGAGAATTTCTCCTTTTTGGAATGTCACTCTCATCATctgtaaaaaaggaaagaaattaGCAATgcattagccccccccccccccgaaaaattATCGAGCGGCGCATGCGATATGCATGTAACGGGAGTCTGTTCatattcaaaaagtttcattCAGAAAcgtttctaaaacattttttgaggTTATGATTAAGGATATCGTACCTTTCATTTGGCCAACAGTTGAGTACAGTGTAATATATAGCAAATACTTATTCTACTAAAAACCTAGTACatcttttattaataaaaataacgtGTTCATACCTTTCTTTGGAGTTAAACACTCCAGGGctctttttcttatttctttccCCAAGTTTTCAGATTTTTCCTTCttctctttttcttctttcttttctctctcttcttcttctttcagTTCCATGATTTCATCTAGTAAAGTTGTTCTTTCAGTAACATCTTCATCAACGCCAGATCTGAAAAATTAAACgtgataaaaacaataaaaagtgGATCAAACACGCTTCATGGATCTAAATAAAATGAGAAAAAGCAAGGATTTATTTTGCGAATTGTGTATATGTGCATGTGtgatagagagaaagagagatacTATAATTCtgactgtctgtctgtctatctctctctctctatgtttggggggggggaataaattcatcttttaaaataccttttaagattttctctattttcTCGCTTATGTTGTTCAATGAGGAGGTTTGTACGTTCTCTTACTCTCCTAGCATCAAGCACAAACATAGGCGTTGACAAAACTGCAGCGACTTCTGtccatttgtttttattttttattggatttCTCGCAACAACTTCCCTCAGAAGCCTGATGTCATCATCATTCTTAAATCTTATTTGTTTTTTCCTGTCGAAGTTCATATTCGAATCTCacctaaaataataaaacatgtaattttacaatgaaatcaaatttataaaaaggggggaggTAAGCATCACCTTGGCCCTCCCCCGACAACGCCTTTGTTTTATTGTACATATACAATTACATGTGAGTTTAGCTTCGGTTTAGCGAAGCAGGTGCTCGTGATTGCTCTTTCAATCTCTGTTAAAGTATTAATAATAAGAATTTAAGGGAATTCACAAGCGCCTGCACAGCTGAACATGCAGGcacataaaaaatgataatcaattaaaaattagCTGGTTTTGATCTGCTATCgtctatcaatttttaaactaaCAGTATAGCGGATcatttttacatcaaattttaacatacgtAGTAGAGTACAGTTATATTGGACCGCCGGCAATGTGTtcgtgcccccccccccccaatcccgTTCTGTGTTTAAAGATTCATCACAGTTTATGATATATATGACCTCGAATGTATATTGCTAATTTATGGTGTCAATCTAATTGCTAAAAATACGattaaaggttttttaaaactaaatttccTCTACGGATGAACGTCTTTTaccaatgtaattttaaaatcatatttgatcaaaaaattctcTGATTTTAATCAAGTTAGAAAAACAATCGTATGAAATGAATCctcctcttttaaaaaatatatagttttcatacaaaaaaaattcattttgagtGTGAGAAGCTAGAAGTTCTTACCTCCGTGTACTTTTGAATCTACACGATGTTGACAACTTGTAGAATTACGCGGTATGCAAAATTGATGACGTAACACGCAGTAAATAAGGGGATTCCCCTTGTCacacgtacgcgtacacgtACACGGTCAAATGCTTGACCTCTCTATTGAACATGAATATACGCTTCGGAAcattattgaagaaaaaagctaattcaattcaattctgtgtgaaaaaatatgaagtatATTTCAGTGCTTAAGGGTCTCAAGGTACTAAGTGTCTGGCCCCTGGGCAATAcaacttagacgagctcacttttgatctcagtctcacttttccaatATATGTTCTTTGGTAAAAGTGAAACTGATATCTAGAGTGATCTCGTTTAATTTTTATGGCCCCCGGGCCAGATATTATTTCTCATTCAAATACATGGATAATAAAGCATTTCTCACAAAGCACAAAGAATTTCTCGATTGAGTTCAGTATTGAATGCAAGCAAACGTACTTGATCTATTTTAACcatgaaaaaatgacataacaaaccgtcaaccatctcaaaaatccgtaaaacgaaatacaaattcaaagcagagcaacacggacctctaaaaataTAGAGGTAGGaacaggtgccatggaggagtgagcatgaTACCCACCATGttctctttgtcgtaatcgggaaaaaaccccgaaaaagtccgtagacaattaggtgattaattagacatgatctcgttgcgagcaacgaggaggtcttccgtgcgatttttttaaggtaatatgaccttgaccttgataTTTGAacctttatctccttatcgggGCAACATAACAAAATGttgatggttgaatattgttaagaatatcattctcagcattttttattctatatcgatattcaaaataatgctatttaaaatatttgttctgtttgagatATGTTATCAAGGTTTTGGATATCTGGTCCCTTAAAGCCCCTAATTACAGAAcgtatgataaaataattataatttattgttaaataaatgtgagaaaaaaacatttttgcttcctaaacatacatgtataacaaaatatttttcagtaaagttcTATAGATTAAATCCTTTAGAGctcttttggcccctaatttgagggactagcccttttttcttgatatcgaattaaaggtcttttgatattaaatatattttgttcaacaagtgtttaaaaatgtgTTACCGGTCTTTTGTAAAGACTGTCTTAGGGGCTGACCCCTTTgactccttattggggccaaaTGACAAAATTTCGATGGTTGAATATTGACTTGAGCATCATTCTAACCATTTATTATTccatattgcttttcaaaatatttgtcctttttgagatataatttatcgaagttttggacttctggccccttaaaacccctaattacgtaacgcatgataaagtttttataatgtatagttcaATATgtgtaagataaacatttttacttcttaaacatattacaaaatatttctaagtaaagtgctatggaagaaagacttaagagcccctctggccccttaaataaagggccagccccttttacatcatatgaaaggtcttttgatattaaacatattttattcaacaaacctttagaaattcgttaccgttttgagCTACTGGGATGGGACATTTTAAGGGCtgaccccttatctccttattggggccagataacgaaacttttataattgaatattgtttaaaacatcattctaagcatcttttattttatattgcttcttaaaatatttgtccttttttagatataa
This genomic interval carries:
- the LOC105334092 gene encoding MAP7 domain-containing protein 2, whose product is MNFDRKKQIRFKNDDDIRLLREVVARNPIKNKNKWTEVAAVLSTPMFVLDARRVRERTNLLIEQHKRENRENLKRSGVDEDVTERTTLLDEIMELKEEEEREKKEEKEKKEKSENLGKEIRKRALECLTPKKDDESDIPKRRNSQTYLVDYLKEKSEMEMATKRTELELRKEELRLQKAQFDLDREERLQRIEIEKQEKIAFIDLLKKLTNNK